One segment of Drosophila mauritiana strain mau12 chromosome 3R, ASM438214v1, whole genome shotgun sequence DNA contains the following:
- the LOC117145887 gene encoding intracellular protein transport protein USO1 isoform X6: protein MAENQTKTTSSKGCNTMSRTAHILAPHNGTVVRRTDPGSKLKESFHMEKRDIEDWQTMAKSKLKRKKKLSSSLTSVGDTVNQEKRTRIEGIQLHCRGKLRPKDTQSFEAEKRPPAGSQKQMGKTEKDRERPVIIGGVTTTNVIAAPPQRIKRKLQENMDTIQKLNALTEQLRLEVNELKSSLITERGAVRALRAQNDADSRRWKSEVKKLQHTLEMAKKSNGMKKAIESGPESSGAHVTADGLINYEIQRLTNEIAVLKEANRNKEEKTQIMGQADRLKAADMRQLKNAYENRLTHIQKSAKIEITRLYCRWMNTFCSYISKLHPIRQAQVTPEITQLKNIELINNTKNAHKSALEMRTTMKSSQPNGLDDAPTRMRAPDEMRATTWMTTLLGSHSHSHSHSHPAVAKSKDPNSDTDSALSSAPPSISPQPPSSGSDSGVIWQTLQDLDKLQKEAEMYQKENERLQTEVQLMKQELDAAEKAAMSSGKKQAQIGELMQRIKELEEKQSSLEDEASELREQNELLEFRILELEDDSDKMESTCEGHCQSLQELLEQSAQQLEDRDKRCLQQLLQCVQQLDLDAIMPGDQNRTETPRRHNPTHSHSHSQSHNHRIVATVQPYSNCATPTAPPTPSKRHCSQVSSWQSSSLSESGVFVECDLPSNPNPIGHPHLLFYQERLEQLEGKLLIYESSGETQARHLAQRLQRELQLEKDLKELADRVELLIEQNAQLEEAKCEFEEAENDTRLHLQRNEVELEILRQRNVELEFGKEALGAKYQDCRAEVLILREDLAAAETQLEHLQAERKQARKELQDLRRSLPLLLISRFLSLAKMGNEESSMGGSPRLSSGYTSSIHQDRDFSAKIQTTEFDLGQAGFTDSGEHREIVYLKEEVKSLRSQLKELNARHYEAMETADSHWVDLEQQYKEREEAQQAKEASLKQKIAQLQDCLREDSRAATEKIQQLEEGELSLKSCLVRMTKEHRDLLTENRTLQCSLESLMAKMEKEAEHKMPLTEALENERRRTQTLMDDLIFAKKVQQNTEDQLRQETDALRTQIFNIKKDYLHIEVTNGELKEEVGTLENKIRQMENQMRDSEERARCLEDELRTKDEQCQLLERKLGVMPEGYSLADELHDSPAKRAKKDEVPSLQAASQGLGVALLDLEGRDFGLPLQKDFQAIACSVKQLADTLLSQSPSENARL from the exons ATGGCtgaaaaccaaaccaaaacgaCCTCTAGCAAGGGATGTAATACAATGAGCAGGACCGCCCATATCCTGGCGCCCCACAATGGGACTGTGGTCCGCCGGACGGATCCTGGCTCCAAACTCAAAGAGAGCTTCCACATGGAGAAGCGCGATATCGAAGACTGGCAAACGATGGCCAAGAGCAAGTTGAAGCGCAAGAAGAAACTGAGCAGCTCCCTGACTTCCGTGGGGGATACGGTGAATCAGGAGAAGCGCACCCGAATCGAGGGCATCCAGCTGCATTGTCGCGGCAAATTGCGACCCAAGGATACCCAATCCTTTGAGGCCGAGAAGCGCCCACCAGCAGGCTCCCAGAAGCAAATGGGAAAGACAGAAAAAGATCGAGAGCGACCCGTAATAATTGGTGGCGTGACTACCACCAATGTGATAGCAGCACCTCCACAGAGGATCAAGAGGAAACTGCAGGAGAACATGGACACCATCCAGAAGCTAAACGCCCTCACGGAGCAACTGCGTCTGGAGGTGAATGAACTGAAGTCCAGTCTGATCACAGAACGCGGTGCAGTGAGGGCCTTAAG GGCTCAGAATGACGCAGATAGTCGTCGGTGGAAGAGTGAAGTGAAGAAGTTGCAGCACACGCTGGAAATGGCCAAGAAGAGCAACGGTATGAAGAAGGCCATCGAATCGGGCCCAGAATCGAGTGGTGCACATGTGACCGCCGATGGCCTCATCAACTATGAAATCCAAAGACTGACTAACGAGATTGCCGTGCTGAAGGAAGCGAATCGAAACAAGGAGGAGAAGACCCAG ATTATGGGGCAGGCTGATAGACTCAAGGCTGCCGATATGCGGCAATTGAAGAACGCGTACGAAAACCGATTGACTCACATACAGAAATCAGCCAAAATTGAAATAACACGTTTG TATTGCAGGTGGATGAACACGTTTTGCTCATATATTTCTAAACTCCATCCCATACGCCAGGCTCAAGTTACACCTGAG ATAACCCAACTCAAGAACATTGAGCTAATCAACAATACGAAAAATGCACATAAATCAGCGCTCGAGATGCGCACAACAATGAAGAGCAGTCAGCCGAATGGCTTGGATGATGCTCCTACACGGATGAGGGCCCCCGACGAGATGAGGGCCACCACTTGGATGACGACGCTGCTAGGCAGTCACAGCCATagccacagccacagccaTCCGGCAGTAGCCAAGTCGAAG GATCCCAATTCGGACACGGACTCGGCCTTGTCCTCGGCCCCGCCCTCCATCAGCCCGCAGCCGCCCTCCAGCGGATCCGACAGCGGCGTGATTTGGCAAACA CTGCAGGATCTGGACAAGTTGCAAAAGGAAGCGGAAATGTACCAAAAGGAGAACGAGCGCCTGCAGACGGAGGTGCAGCTGATGAAACAGGAGCTGGATGCCGCGGAAAAGGCGGCCATGAGCAGTGGCAAGAAGCAGGCCCAGATCGGGGAGCTGATGCAGCGCatcaaggagctggaggagaagCAGTCGAGCTTGGAGGACGAGGCCAGCGAACTGCGGGAACAGAATGAACTCCTTGAGTTTCGCATACTCGAGCTGGAAGATGATAGCGATAAG ATGGAGAGCACCTGCGAGGGCCACTGCCAGAGTCTGCAGGAACTGCTGGAGCAGTCTGCCCAGCAGCTGGAGGATCGGGACAAGCGCTGCTTGCAACAATTGCTGCAGTGCGTCCAGCAACTGGATCTGGATGCCATAATGCCAGGCGATCAG AACCGGACGGAAACTCCCAGAAGGCACAATCCAACCCATAGTCACAGCCACAGTCAAAGTCACAACCACAGGATCGTAGCCACAGTTCAGCCCTATAGCAactgtgccacgcccacagctCCGCCCACGCCAAGCAAGAGGCACTGCAGCCAGGTGAGCTCGTGGCAGAGCAGCAGCCTCAGCGAGAGCGGAGTGTTCGTAGAGTGCGATCTGCCCTCGAATCCCAATCCCATTGGCCACCCGCATCTGCTGTTCTACCAGGAGAGATTGGAGCAGTTGGAGGGCAAGCTGCTGATCTACGAGAGCAGCGGCGAGACCCAGGCACGGCACTTGGCCCAGAGACTGCAGCGGGAACTGCAGCTGGAGAAGGATCTCAAAGAGCTTGCGGACCGAGTGGAATTGCTAATCGAGCAAAACGCCCAGTTGGAGGAGGCCAAGTGCGAGTTTGAGGAGGCCGAGAACGACACACGACTCCATTTGCAGCGTAACGAGGTGGAACTTGAAATTCTTCGCCAGCGCAACGTGGAGTTGGAATTCGGCAAGGAAGCACTGGGCGCCAAGTATCAGGATTGCAGGGCGGAGGTACTAATCCTTCGAGAGGATCTGGCGGCAGCTGAAACCCAGCTGGAGCATCTGCAGGCTGAAAGAAAGCAAGCCAGAAAGGAGCTTCAGGATCTGAGAAGATCGCTTCCATTACTCCTAATCTCCCGCTTCTTATCACTAGCCAAAATGGGCAACGAGGAATCCTCCATGGGAGGCAGCCCCCGCCTATCCTCGGGCTACACTTCTTCTATACACCAGGATCGTGATTTCAGTGCCAAGATCCAAACAACAGAGTTTGACCTCGGTCAAGCGGGATTCACCGATTCCGGCGAGCATCGGGAGATCGTTTACCTAAAGGAAGAAGTCAAGAGTCTGCGTAGCCAACTGAAAGAGCTAAATGCCCGGCACTACGAAGCCATGGAAACTGCAGACTCACACTGGGTGGATCTGGAGCAGCAGTACAAGGAGCGCGAGGAGGCCCAACAGGCCAAGGAGGCCAGTCTCAAGCAGAAGATAGCCCAACTGCAAGATTGCCTCCGGGAGGATTCCCGGGCGGCGACCGAAAAGAtccagcagctggaggaggggGAACTGTCACTGAAGTCCTGCCTGGTCCGCATGACCAAGGAGCATCGCGACCTGCTCACCGAGAATCGCACTCTACAGTGCAGCTTGGAGAGTCTAATGGCCAAAATGGAAAAGGAGGCAGAACACAAGATGCCCCTGACAGAGGCTCTGGAAAACGAGAGGCGCAGGACCCAGACACTAATGGATGACCTCATCTTTGCCAAGAAGGTGCAGCAGAACACCGAGGATCAGTTGAGGCAGGAGACGGATGCTTTGCGCACCCAGATCTTCAACATCAAAAAGGATTACCTGCACATCGAGGTCACCAACGGCGAGCTGAAAGAGGAGGTGGGCACGCTGGAGAACAAAATCCGCCAGATGGAAAACCAAATGAGGGATTCGGAGGAGCGGGCGCGCTGCCTGGAGGACGAACTGCGCACTAAGGACGAACAGTGCCAGCTCTTGGAACGCAAACTGGGCGTTATGCCCGAAGGCTACAGCCTGGCCGATGAACTCCATGATAGTCCTGCAAAGCGGGCCAAGAAGGATGAGGTACCGAGCCTCCAGGCTGCCAGCCAGGGACTGGGCGTGGCCCTACTCGATCTAGAG GGTCGTGATTTTGGTCTACCACTCCAAAAGGACTTCCAAGCGATCGCCTGCAGTGTGAAGCAACTGGCGGATACCCTTCTCTCACAGAGTCCGTCCGAG AATGCCCGGCTCTGA
- the LOC117145887 gene encoding rootletin isoform X1 encodes MAENQTKTTSSKGCNTMSRTAHILAPHNGTVVRRTDPGSKLKESFHMEKRDIEDWQTMAKSKLKRKKKLSSSLTSVGDTVNQEKRTRIEGIQLHCRGKLRPKDTQSFEAEKRPPAGSQKQMGKTEKDRERPVIIGGVTTTNVIAAPPQRIKRKLQENMDTIQKLNALTEQLRLEVNELKSSLITERGAVRALRAQNDADSRRWKSEVKKLQHTLEMAKKSNGMKKAIESGPESSGAHVTADGLINYEIQRLTNEIAVLKEANRNKEEKTQIMGQADRLKAADMRQLKNAYENRLTHIQKSAKIEITRLYCRWMNTFCSYISKLHPIRQAQVTPEITQLKNIELINNTKNAHKSALEMRTTMKSSQPNGLDDAPTRMRAPDEMRATTWMTTLLGSHSHSHSHSHPAVAKSKDPNSDTDSALSSAPPSISPQPPSSGSDSGVIWQTLQDLDKLQKEAEMYQKENERLQTEVQLMKQELDAAEKAAMSSGKKQAQIGELMQRIKELEEKQSSLEDEASELREQNELLEFRILELEDDSDKMESTCEGHCQSLQELLEQSAQQLEDRDKRCLQQLLQCVQQLDLDAIMPGDQNRTETPRRHNPTHSHSHSQSHNHRIVATVQPYSNCATPTAPPTPSKRHCSQVSSWQSSSLSESGVFVECDLPSNPNPIGHPHLLFYQERLEQLEGKLLIYESSGETQARHLAQRLQRELQLEKDLKELADRVELLIEQNAQLEEAKCEFEEAENDTRLHLQRNEVELEILRQRNVELEFGKEALGAKYQDCRAEVLILREDLAAAETQLEHLQAERKQARKELQDLRRSLPLLLISRFLSLAKMGNEESSMGGSPRLSSGYTSSIHQDRDFSAKIQTTEFDLGQAGFTDSGEHREIVYLKEEVKSLRSQLKELNARHYEAMETADSHWVDLEQQYKEREEAQQAKEASLKQKIAQLQDCLREDSRAATEKIQQLEEGELSLKSCLVRMTKEHRDLLTENRTLQCSLESLMAKMEKEAEHKMPLTEALENERRRTQTLMDDLIFAKKVQQNTEDQLRQETDALRTQIFNIKKDYLHIEVTNGELKEEVGTLENKIRQMENQMRDSEERARCLEDELRTKDEQCQLLERKLGVMPEGYSLADELHDSPAKRAKKDEVPSLQAASQGLGVALLDLEGRDFGLPLQKDFQAIACSVKQLADTLLSQSPSEVSLQSKEPAKPAGSEPEGSSWATVQDASSEKIPETGLSTVTSLECQGNQETQDYQVIQENPGSLESQVDSECLESQERNLVSSKKSSYVSVLTSSCRSIVRELAGGSAQKSELHLGESDSRADPQIIQPTDEEEQKVTALPSSMRQLFHEVCSVDHKPEHEPEIKKKSKKRAKDKKERHPRPNSRQRKIQRFLFRHIYHPRTRDRTLGFPLEKSLSCSSFYSLLSVHSVHSARSGISMHSLHAEVVNRDLGSLTSVSFVQTDELKTLEGEVQVTAESNEQEIQVHPETVECGTQIDVGVEQRLLLMPLRTRCFVDLLQGAVDGYLDVAAFRTRLLRLWEGGEDFREHLEFLQDMWIEKSTQKSQESYEGFVAALDCVHNLKLALKPASSALLQQIERRIHTRLLLFHNHKAESEFCCTVYIPVERSNSTLFRANK; translated from the exons ATGGCtgaaaaccaaaccaaaacgaCCTCTAGCAAGGGATGTAATACAATGAGCAGGACCGCCCATATCCTGGCGCCCCACAATGGGACTGTGGTCCGCCGGACGGATCCTGGCTCCAAACTCAAAGAGAGCTTCCACATGGAGAAGCGCGATATCGAAGACTGGCAAACGATGGCCAAGAGCAAGTTGAAGCGCAAGAAGAAACTGAGCAGCTCCCTGACTTCCGTGGGGGATACGGTGAATCAGGAGAAGCGCACCCGAATCGAGGGCATCCAGCTGCATTGTCGCGGCAAATTGCGACCCAAGGATACCCAATCCTTTGAGGCCGAGAAGCGCCCACCAGCAGGCTCCCAGAAGCAAATGGGAAAGACAGAAAAAGATCGAGAGCGACCCGTAATAATTGGTGGCGTGACTACCACCAATGTGATAGCAGCACCTCCACAGAGGATCAAGAGGAAACTGCAGGAGAACATGGACACCATCCAGAAGCTAAACGCCCTCACGGAGCAACTGCGTCTGGAGGTGAATGAACTGAAGTCCAGTCTGATCACAGAACGCGGTGCAGTGAGGGCCTTAAG GGCTCAGAATGACGCAGATAGTCGTCGGTGGAAGAGTGAAGTGAAGAAGTTGCAGCACACGCTGGAAATGGCCAAGAAGAGCAACGGTATGAAGAAGGCCATCGAATCGGGCCCAGAATCGAGTGGTGCACATGTGACCGCCGATGGCCTCATCAACTATGAAATCCAAAGACTGACTAACGAGATTGCCGTGCTGAAGGAAGCGAATCGAAACAAGGAGGAGAAGACCCAG ATTATGGGGCAGGCTGATAGACTCAAGGCTGCCGATATGCGGCAATTGAAGAACGCGTACGAAAACCGATTGACTCACATACAGAAATCAGCCAAAATTGAAATAACACGTTTG TATTGCAGGTGGATGAACACGTTTTGCTCATATATTTCTAAACTCCATCCCATACGCCAGGCTCAAGTTACACCTGAG ATAACCCAACTCAAGAACATTGAGCTAATCAACAATACGAAAAATGCACATAAATCAGCGCTCGAGATGCGCACAACAATGAAGAGCAGTCAGCCGAATGGCTTGGATGATGCTCCTACACGGATGAGGGCCCCCGACGAGATGAGGGCCACCACTTGGATGACGACGCTGCTAGGCAGTCACAGCCATagccacagccacagccaTCCGGCAGTAGCCAAGTCGAAG GATCCCAATTCGGACACGGACTCGGCCTTGTCCTCGGCCCCGCCCTCCATCAGCCCGCAGCCGCCCTCCAGCGGATCCGACAGCGGCGTGATTTGGCAAACA CTGCAGGATCTGGACAAGTTGCAAAAGGAAGCGGAAATGTACCAAAAGGAGAACGAGCGCCTGCAGACGGAGGTGCAGCTGATGAAACAGGAGCTGGATGCCGCGGAAAAGGCGGCCATGAGCAGTGGCAAGAAGCAGGCCCAGATCGGGGAGCTGATGCAGCGCatcaaggagctggaggagaagCAGTCGAGCTTGGAGGACGAGGCCAGCGAACTGCGGGAACAGAATGAACTCCTTGAGTTTCGCATACTCGAGCTGGAAGATGATAGCGATAAG ATGGAGAGCACCTGCGAGGGCCACTGCCAGAGTCTGCAGGAACTGCTGGAGCAGTCTGCCCAGCAGCTGGAGGATCGGGACAAGCGCTGCTTGCAACAATTGCTGCAGTGCGTCCAGCAACTGGATCTGGATGCCATAATGCCAGGCGATCAG AACCGGACGGAAACTCCCAGAAGGCACAATCCAACCCATAGTCACAGCCACAGTCAAAGTCACAACCACAGGATCGTAGCCACAGTTCAGCCCTATAGCAactgtgccacgcccacagctCCGCCCACGCCAAGCAAGAGGCACTGCAGCCAGGTGAGCTCGTGGCAGAGCAGCAGCCTCAGCGAGAGCGGAGTGTTCGTAGAGTGCGATCTGCCCTCGAATCCCAATCCCATTGGCCACCCGCATCTGCTGTTCTACCAGGAGAGATTGGAGCAGTTGGAGGGCAAGCTGCTGATCTACGAGAGCAGCGGCGAGACCCAGGCACGGCACTTGGCCCAGAGACTGCAGCGGGAACTGCAGCTGGAGAAGGATCTCAAAGAGCTTGCGGACCGAGTGGAATTGCTAATCGAGCAAAACGCCCAGTTGGAGGAGGCCAAGTGCGAGTTTGAGGAGGCCGAGAACGACACACGACTCCATTTGCAGCGTAACGAGGTGGAACTTGAAATTCTTCGCCAGCGCAACGTGGAGTTGGAATTCGGCAAGGAAGCACTGGGCGCCAAGTATCAGGATTGCAGGGCGGAGGTACTAATCCTTCGAGAGGATCTGGCGGCAGCTGAAACCCAGCTGGAGCATCTGCAGGCTGAAAGAAAGCAAGCCAGAAAGGAGCTTCAGGATCTGAGAAGATCGCTTCCATTACTCCTAATCTCCCGCTTCTTATCACTAGCCAAAATGGGCAACGAGGAATCCTCCATGGGAGGCAGCCCCCGCCTATCCTCGGGCTACACTTCTTCTATACACCAGGATCGTGATTTCAGTGCCAAGATCCAAACAACAGAGTTTGACCTCGGTCAAGCGGGATTCACCGATTCCGGCGAGCATCGGGAGATCGTTTACCTAAAGGAAGAAGTCAAGAGTCTGCGTAGCCAACTGAAAGAGCTAAATGCCCGGCACTACGAAGCCATGGAAACTGCAGACTCACACTGGGTGGATCTGGAGCAGCAGTACAAGGAGCGCGAGGAGGCCCAACAGGCCAAGGAGGCCAGTCTCAAGCAGAAGATAGCCCAACTGCAAGATTGCCTCCGGGAGGATTCCCGGGCGGCGACCGAAAAGAtccagcagctggaggaggggGAACTGTCACTGAAGTCCTGCCTGGTCCGCATGACCAAGGAGCATCGCGACCTGCTCACCGAGAATCGCACTCTACAGTGCAGCTTGGAGAGTCTAATGGCCAAAATGGAAAAGGAGGCAGAACACAAGATGCCCCTGACAGAGGCTCTGGAAAACGAGAGGCGCAGGACCCAGACACTAATGGATGACCTCATCTTTGCCAAGAAGGTGCAGCAGAACACCGAGGATCAGTTGAGGCAGGAGACGGATGCTTTGCGCACCCAGATCTTCAACATCAAAAAGGATTACCTGCACATCGAGGTCACCAACGGCGAGCTGAAAGAGGAGGTGGGCACGCTGGAGAACAAAATCCGCCAGATGGAAAACCAAATGAGGGATTCGGAGGAGCGGGCGCGCTGCCTGGAGGACGAACTGCGCACTAAGGACGAACAGTGCCAGCTCTTGGAACGCAAACTGGGCGTTATGCCCGAAGGCTACAGCCTGGCCGATGAACTCCATGATAGTCCTGCAAAGCGGGCCAAGAAGGATGAGGTACCGAGCCTCCAGGCTGCCAGCCAGGGACTGGGCGTGGCCCTACTCGATCTAGAG GGTCGTGATTTTGGTCTACCACTCCAAAAGGACTTCCAAGCGATCGCCTGCAGTGTGAAGCAACTGGCGGATACCCTTCTCTCACAGAGTCCGTCCGAGGTGAGTCTCCAAAGCAAAGAGCCTGCCAAACCAGCTGGTTCGGAACCCGAGGGCTCCAGTTGGGCTACGGTACAGGATGCCTCCTCAGAAAAAATACCTGAGACAGGATTATCAACTGTGACTAGTCTAGAATGCCAGGGAAATCAAGAAACTCAAGATTATCAGGTCATTCAAGAAAATCCGGGAAGTCTAGAGAGTCAAGTCGATTCGGAATGTCTAGAAAGTCAAGAAAGAAATCTCGTTAGCAGCAAGAAATCTAGTTATGTTAGTGTCCTGACATCCTCATGCCGGTCAATAGTCCGGGAATTAGCTGGGGGATCAGCCCAAAAATCTGAACTACACCTTGGTGAATCGGACAGCAGGGCGGATCCGCAGATAATTCAACCAACGGATGAGGAAGAGCAGAAGGTCACCGCGTTGCCGTCTTCCATGAGGCAGCTGTTCCACGAGGTTTGTTCTGTGGATCACAAGCCCGAGCACGAACCCGAGattaaaaagaaaagcaaaaagcgGGCAAAGGATAAGAAGGAGAGGCATCCAAGACCAAACAGTCGCCAGCGAAAAATACAGCGTTTCCTCTTCCGTCACATTTACCATCCACGTACACGCGATCGAACTCTGGGTTTCCCGCTTGAAAAGAGCCTCTCCTGCAGTAGTTTCTACTCGCTTTTGTCAGTTCACTCGGTTCACTCGGCCAGATCCGGCATTTCTATGCACTCCCTTCACGCTGAAGTTGTTAATCGTGATTTGGGATCTCTGACCAGTGTGTCATTTGTACAAACGGACGAGCTGAAAACCCTGGAGGGGGAGGTTCAGGTCACGGCAGAGAGCAATGAACAGGAGATACAAGTTCATCCAGAGACGGTCGAGTGTGGAACACAAATCGATGTGGGTGTGGAGCAACGACTCCTCCTGATGCCTCTGAGAACCAGGTGCTTCGTGGATTTGCTTCAGGGCGCCGTGGACGGATACCTCGATGTTGCCGCCTTCCGGACCCGTCTTCTTCGCTTATGGGAGGGCGGAGAGGATTTCCGTGAGCACCTTGAATTTTTGCAAGACATGTGGATTGAAAAGAGTACTCAGAAGTCGCAGGAGAGCTACGAAGGATTTGTGGCTGCTCTGGACTGTGTGCACAACTTAAAGTTGGCCCTTAAGCCCGCATCTTCGGCGCTTCTGCAACAGATCGAGCGGCGAATCCACACAAGACTTCTGCTCTTCCACAACCACAAGGCGGAATCGGAGTTCTGCTGCACTGTCTACATTCCCGTGGAGAGGAGCAATTCCACGTTGTTCAGGGCTAACAAATAG